aaaaggatacaaataaaaagactctaaacactaataggcacacaaaaaggtctacaagtttcccaagatcaaataacaaagtgctccctcaataatatttagaatgaacaacatgaagttgtggtttttattagagcaatggtacaatgttacttgatattccgattaaagactgcaatgtagacggtcatattaatatatataaatagataaataaaatgaacgggttgcttcccgcaaagcgctttatttaaagtcatagagcttgactttctcacataccttctaattgatgtgaagccatggtccttcgtgcGAGAATTCGAATTGTCCATGCAGCTTGTATTGATGTCGCCTTTCGTAATCCATCGTGGTTCGCTCTTAACATCTTCATGCGTTGAATGTTGTCATTCGTGCCTTCCTTTGCCAATGTCCTTAAGGCCCTTATTTTGTCCTGAACTTCTGaattcgatcatgtatgcttgatgaaaccacagcccaagctcctcttcattgttggcATCCTTATCTCCTTCACCTTGTTCTCGTTACGTTGCTCTTCGCCTCTCCTTCGTGGATTTTCCCCTGCGTTCAgaatagaacatataccaaaatatagttctattgaaaagtttatgaaattacctttccaacaagtggtcattcgctttaaacggagtccaaacgagagagttatgaccgttttactttagcgctgcgtgctgtccagaaaatttcagagtacacgaccttcgatgttttggccataacttcttgtgggaaacttcgattgacttcattcttgattcgttggaaccggaacttcatggggcttttgaatatcaaaaatatactgcaattttcttctgaggtcgagcagaatattgatgataacaatgacttcttaggaatcgatccgaagatgtcaatgatgttgatcttgtggtcttcggagcgtcttgttgtgcatccttggctccAATGgactgtctccatggttcttgctttggctaaggtgtcgggatcgaaggataAATTGGCATCAAGAATACGCCGTgcaagagattagaaggaaatcccttccctcttgccggccgtgagcgaagccccgcggccggcgttcccggcgcccaaaaccctagccgccgctctcTCGCCCTCGCAGCCCTCATCTCGTGAACAGTACTTgcggtactgtagcaccacGGTACTGTAGCGCTACAGCAGCCaccgccctctccctctctgaCGATCTCAATCCCAACAACAACCATAACAACTACGAACAAAACAGAAACATCCAGTGCAGGATAAGAATATGTGCAAAAGCATCTGTGGCCTAGtgttctatatttttttttagtGCTACAAACACACCAGTGAACAATCCAAGATTAGCCAAGAAATATCTCCTGCATAGGCGGGGCTACTGAAGTAGAACAATTGTATTCTTGGTCATGAACTATACACAATCGATTCTAATTTGGCAAATTTTATATGTCGTCGATCACAGAGCAAAGACAGGCTGGTGGTCACTGCTCAACACACTTTGCTTGGATTCTTAAAATAGTTTATGCATCCATTATAGGCTCAATTTGTGTTCACAAAACAATCATATCACAGTGGAGGTAATtgaaatactgaaattgcaGAGCACCTAATACTATACATGTAATTTGCCACAAGAAACAATGTAGAGTGGGTATGAGATATAACTATCACCGGATTAAAACATTGTTATGGACAGTTCAGTGTAATTAAATTCCACCAAAACTGAACCAAGAGTACAAGGTATACCTGCAGGCATTAGGGTGGTCGAGACGGCCACTGGAATCCTCGCAAATCTTTTGTATCTACAAATCATTTACATTTGCATTGAGGAAGCAAAGAACTACTGAAGAATTGTGTTTTTCTCTATACATCAGATCCACGCAAAAACAAGAGAAGCATTGATATGTTATTGTGACCTCGATTCAATGGACTGCCTCCGTTGGGAGCACCGGCTGCAAGGACCCGAGCTTCTGTGGTCCTTTTCGAGAGGAGAACAACACTACAATAGCCAGAAAGCAATCACATAATGCTTTGTGTGGATGATCTCAATTGATTCAACCTCATGGGGAAACTATTTTGCAAACACAgggatgaacttcatgaggaaTCACGTAATGCTCATCTGACGTGGAGCCGACGGCGAAGGTCTCGAGCCGGAGCAGATCGTCGGGGAGGCGAGGAGCTGCCGCGCGTTGAGCCGCAGGAGGGGCGCGGCCTGAGCAGTTCAT
This genomic interval from Panicum virgatum strain AP13 chromosome 8K, P.virgatum_v5, whole genome shotgun sequence contains the following:
- the LOC120644648 gene encoding uncharacterized protein LOC120644648: MNCSGRAPPAAQRAAAPRLPDDLLRLETFAVGSTSDEHYCCSPLEKDHRSSGPCSRCSQRRQSIESRYKRFARIPVAVSTTLMPAVLLAFGESASGHIYVVLQQTYVYISTYSDCTEAWESIAKVMMDVLRSVRGNTVCS